From a single Candidatus Brevundimonas phytovorans genomic region:
- a CDS encoding DUF2188 domain-containing protein: MTRIIYRIVPHDGGWAYKLGDSFSETFATHDAARAAAVAVSREQQVPDRTSWIEFEDSSGQWITERADGHDRPETEVED; encoded by the coding sequence GTGACCCGCATCATCTATCGCATCGTCCCCCACGACGGGGGCTGGGCCTACAAGCTGGGCGACAGCTTCTCCGAGACCTTCGCCACGCATGACGCCGCCCGCGCCGCCGCCGTCGCCGTGTCGCGCGAGCAGCAGGTGCCGGACCGCACCTCATGGATCGAGTTCGAGGACAGTTCGGGCCAGTGGATCACCGAACGCGCCGACGGCCATGACCGCCCGGAAACCGAGGTCGAGGACTAG
- a CDS encoding RNA polymerase sigma factor: MTDAELAAQARAGSDTAFTRLIERHQAAVRGFLRRTLGGGWAEADDVAQEAILTAWRSLHRLKDVSSFRSWLLGIAWRRAQDRIRASRRGAAREAAWLETLEAPSGVSPAERLALAQAMAGLTPDVRACVALCLADGWSHAETALALSLPLGTVKSHVARGRARLFEALGGSDDA, translated from the coding sequence ATGACCGATGCGGAACTGGCCGCGCAGGCGCGAGCGGGATCGGACACGGCCTTCACCCGCCTGATCGAGCGGCATCAGGCGGCGGTGCGGGGGTTCCTGCGCCGCACCCTGGGCGGGGGCTGGGCCGAGGCGGACGATGTGGCGCAGGAGGCCATCCTGACCGCCTGGCGTTCCCTGCATCGACTGAAGGACGTTTCGAGCTTTCGCAGCTGGCTTCTGGGCATAGCTTGGCGGCGGGCGCAGGACCGCATTCGCGCCTCCCGGCGCGGCGCGGCGCGGGAGGCCGCGTGGCTGGAGACCCTGGAGGCGCCGAGCGGCGTCTCGCCCGCCGAGCGGTTGGCCCTGGCCCAGGCCATGGCGGGATTGACGCCGGATGTGCGGGCCTGCGTCGCCCTGTGCCTGGCCGACGGCTGGTCGCACGCCGAGACGGCGCTGGCCCTGTCCTTGCCTTTGGGCACGGTGAAGTCCCATGTTGCACGCGGTCGCGCGCGTCTGTTCGAGGCGCTGGGAGGCTCCGATGACGCCTGA
- a CDS encoding DUF6249 domain-containing protein, giving the protein MAEEFIPIAFFIMIGAIVLVPAWLKSKERKEMQATLRSAIERGQPLPPEVIDALSKENIKPPATASRDLRVGVILLAVSLGFALFGYAVSFAEMDAFYPLVGIAAVPGMIGLAFIVLSVFNKNKG; this is encoded by the coding sequence ATGGCCGAAGAATTCATTCCCATCGCGTTTTTCATCATGATCGGCGCGATCGTGCTTGTGCCAGCCTGGCTGAAGAGCAAGGAGCGCAAGGAGATGCAGGCGACGCTGCGCTCGGCGATCGAGAGGGGCCAGCCGCTGCCGCCCGAAGTCATCGACGCGCTCAGCAAGGAAAACATCAAGCCGCCGGCGACCGCGTCTCGCGACCTGCGCGTCGGGGTCATCCTGCTGGCGGTCAGCCTCGGCTTCGCGCTCTTTGGCTATGCGGTCAGCTTCGCCGAGATGGACGCCTTCTATCCGCTGGTCGGCATCGCCGCCGTGCCCGGCATGATCGGTCTGGCCTTCATCGTCTTGAGCGTCTTCAACAAGAACAAGGGCTGA
- a CDS encoding RNA polymerase sigma factor codes for MAKPLRDLHDVELAALSAAGGRREFGELVRRHSPAVRGLLRRMGAQPALADDVAQDAFLLAFEKCAEFRGEGTFGAWIKRIAARLYLKRRSKDARYVAEIENDEVAPHVDSAGRVDLDEAMKGLTEPERLCVSLCHGAGLSHPEIAAAINLPLGTVKSHVKRGLDKLRARLQPEPVAHGSASHVG; via the coding sequence ATGGCCAAGCCTTTACGCGACCTGCATGATGTCGAGCTCGCCGCCCTGTCGGCGGCGGGCGGGCGTCGCGAGTTCGGAGAGTTGGTGCGTCGCCACAGTCCGGCGGTGCGCGGGTTGCTGCGTCGGATGGGGGCGCAGCCCGCTCTCGCCGACGACGTGGCTCAGGACGCCTTTCTCTTGGCGTTCGAGAAGTGCGCCGAGTTTCGGGGCGAGGGGACGTTCGGCGCCTGGATCAAGCGTATCGCTGCGCGCCTGTATCTGAAGCGTCGCTCGAAGGACGCCCGCTATGTGGCCGAGATCGAGAACGACGAGGTCGCACCCCATGTCGACAGCGCCGGGCGCGTGGATCTGGACGAGGCGATGAAGGGGCTGACCGAGCCGGAACGCCTGTGCGTCTCCCTGTGTCACGGGGCGGGCCTGTCCCATCCCGAAATCGCGGCCGCCATTAATTTGCCGCTTGGAACGGTGAAATCTCATGTCAAGCGTGGTCTGGATAAACTTCGGGCCCGGCTCCAGCCGGAACCGGTTGCTCACGGGAGCGCATCCCATGTCGGTTGA
- a CDS encoding tetratricopeptide repeat protein, whose translation MARTWLPIGAGLLAVALVAALAWWGWQSYQTNQADKASAAYDRGMTALQANNPSGADAAFAEAAKSGNGAYKALALMQQAGIAVSANKTDDAVKLFDDAAKAAGDPIIADAAALKAAFLVMDTAPLADIQKRLEPLAKDKRPLHAFAQEAQAMALLQHGKTADARQIFVQLQLGQDVPDSIRQRAQAGVQAVDSGTAAGLAAIVKAAAATPAPVIAPAPAAAQAQAPAQAQAPAAEAAPAAARP comes from the coding sequence ATGGCCCGCACCTGGCTGCCGATCGGCGCGGGCTTGCTGGCGGTCGCCCTGGTCGCCGCCCTGGCCTGGTGGGGCTGGCAGAGCTATCAGACCAATCAGGCCGATAAGGCCTCGGCCGCTTATGACCGCGGCATGACCGCGCTTCAGGCCAACAACCCGTCGGGCGCCGACGCCGCCTTCGCCGAGGCCGCCAAGTCTGGCAATGGCGCCTACAAGGCCCTGGCCCTGATGCAGCAGGCCGGAATCGCCGTCTCGGCCAACAAGACCGATGACGCGGTCAAGCTGTTCGACGACGCCGCCAAGGCCGCGGGCGATCCGATCATCGCCGACGCCGCCGCGCTGAAGGCCGCCTTCCTGGTCATGGACACGGCCCCGCTGGCCGACATCCAGAAGCGTCTGGAACCTCTGGCGAAAGACAAGCGTCCGCTGCACGCCTTCGCCCAGGAAGCCCAGGCCATGGCCCTGCTGCAACACGGCAAGACCGCCGACGCCCGCCAGATCTTCGTCCAGCTGCAACTGGGCCAGGACGTGCCTGATTCGATTCGCCAGCGCGCCCAAGCGGGGGTTCAGGCGGTTGATTCCGGCACCGCCGCCGGACTCGCCGCCATTGTGAAAGCCGCCGCCGCGACGCCGGCGCCCGTCATTGCGCCGGCGCCCGCCGCCGCCCAGGCTCAAGCCCCGGCCCAAGCTCAGGCCCCCGCTGCAGAGGCGGCGCCCGCCGCCGCTCGCCCGTAA
- a CDS encoding PQQ-like beta-propeller repeat protein, giving the protein MNRTLKVALLCGLALTVASCGTVRNALPFGLGKAKEDVAKATEGQRISILEFEQQLAPSAALSGRDFFLPGPQAATAWTQPGGNAENAVEHVIAAPDFTVAWKRNIGAGSSDTRQVMAPVVADNGKVFVLDGEAGVTAVDAGSGAVLWKADVKVEEHDKGSRFLGIGFGGGAGGGGFGGGVAVSDGKVFVSSGYRTMTALDAATGAVLWRSTVDLPIHGAPTVAGQRVFVIDVDNQLIAFNTNTGQQDWSYRGITEPARIMRAASPAVSGDTVIAPFSSGELVALRASNGQPVWQEVLSRTSRTSALSEIRDIAGRPVISRGSVYAISHSGVLQSMDIRSGQPKWSLPVAGVNAPLPVGDVVYVVSKAGELTVVNRENGQVYWTRDLNEGRVRKEGGVLGFGKRTVRPTWSGPILASNRLVLVNSDGEAVAFDPKTGAQQASLKLGAAAYIAPAAYNGALYVLTDKGELVSIR; this is encoded by the coding sequence ATGAACCGTACGCTGAAAGTCGCCCTGCTGTGCGGCCTCGCCCTGACCGTCGCTTCTTGCGGCACGGTGCGCAACGCCCTGCCGTTCGGTCTGGGCAAGGCCAAGGAGGATGTCGCCAAGGCGACCGAGGGGCAACGCATCTCGATCCTGGAATTCGAGCAACAACTGGCGCCGTCGGCCGCCCTGTCGGGGCGTGACTTCTTCCTGCCGGGCCCGCAGGCCGCCACGGCCTGGACCCAGCCCGGCGGCAACGCCGAGAACGCGGTGGAACACGTCATCGCGGCGCCTGACTTCACCGTCGCGTGGAAGCGCAACATCGGCGCCGGCTCCAGCGATACGCGTCAGGTCATGGCTCCGGTCGTGGCGGACAACGGCAAGGTCTTCGTGCTGGACGGCGAGGCCGGCGTCACCGCCGTCGATGCTGGTTCCGGCGCTGTGTTGTGGAAAGCCGACGTCAAGGTCGAGGAACACGACAAGGGTTCGCGCTTCCTGGGCATCGGCTTCGGCGGCGGCGCGGGCGGCGGCGGCTTTGGCGGCGGCGTGGCCGTCAGCGACGGCAAGGTCTTCGTCTCCTCGGGCTATCGCACCATGACGGCGCTGGACGCTGCGACGGGCGCCGTCCTGTGGCGTTCGACGGTCGACCTGCCGATCCACGGCGCGCCGACGGTGGCGGGACAGCGCGTCTTTGTCATCGACGTCGACAACCAACTGATCGCCTTCAACACCAATACGGGTCAGCAGGACTGGTCCTATCGCGGCATCACCGAGCCGGCCCGCATCATGCGCGCCGCCAGCCCGGCGGTCAGCGGCGATACGGTCATCGCGCCCTTCTCCTCGGGCGAGCTGGTGGCCCTTCGCGCGTCGAACGGTCAGCCTGTGTGGCAAGAGGTCCTGTCGCGCACCAGCCGCACCAGCGCCCTGTCCGAGATTCGCGACATCGCCGGTCGCCCCGTCATCAGCCGCGGCTCGGTCTACGCCATCAGCCATTCCGGCGTCCTGCAGTCGATGGATATCCGTTCGGGCCAGCCGAAATGGTCGCTGCCGGTCGCGGGCGTCAACGCGCCCCTGCCGGTCGGCGACGTGGTCTATGTCGTGTCCAAGGCCGGTGAACTGACCGTGGTCAACCGCGAGAACGGTCAGGTCTACTGGACCCGCGATCTGAACGAGGGTCGCGTCCGCAAGGAGGGCGGCGTCCTCGGCTTCGGCAAGCGCACGGTGCGTCCGACCTGGTCGGGCCCGATTCTGGCGTCCAACCGTCTGGTTCTGGTCAATTCGGACGGCGAGGCCGTGGCCTTTGATCCGAAAACCGGCGCCCAGCAAGCCAGCCTCAAACTGGGCGCAGCCGCCTATATCGCTCCCGCCGCCTACAACGGCGCGCTCTATGTCCTGACGGACAAGGGCGAACTGGTCAGCATCCGCTGA
- the der gene encoding ribosome biogenesis GTPase Der — translation MALKVAIVGRPNVGKSTLFNRLVGKRLALVDDRPGVTRDRRYADGNIGDMDLTLIDTAGYEDVTDDSLEARMREQTEAALDDAEVVMFMMDAREGVTSLDRIFAERLRKVHKPIILLANKSESRESGGGVGEAHALGFGEPVAISAEHGEGMADLYQALLAASADIFIEEIDEPDKPIRIAIIGRPNAGKSTLINRMLGEDRLLTGPEAGITRDSISVDWEYEGKAIRFVDTAGMRRKARVQEKLEKLSVADTIRAITFAEVVVLVMDKDDAFDTQDLQLADLVEREGRALVYVASKWDLEEEPQAKMAELKSLAENKLPQLKGSPFVALSSHNGRGVERLMPAIIKAYETWSVKVKTKDLNTWLAMATQRHPPPAVNGKRVKPKYMAQTKARPPTFVLMASRASDMPEHYQRYLVNSLRESFDLPGTPIRLTVKSGAPNPYAEGGAKSGPERYKGTAKTAPRKVLKAEKAAEALSNLPGKALEQKKSGIKPKVKALGGLKASSSKKAGQSIAIQKGARGGARQVSRSGRVRTGQKHAPKK, via the coding sequence ATGGCTCTAAAAGTCGCCATCGTCGGCCGGCCCAACGTGGGCAAGTCGACACTGTTCAACCGACTCGTCGGCAAGCGTTTGGCGCTTGTCGATGATCGCCCGGGCGTGACCCGTGACCGTCGCTATGCCGACGGCAATATCGGCGACATGGATCTGACGCTGATCGACACGGCCGGCTACGAAGACGTCACCGACGACAGCCTGGAAGCCCGGATGCGCGAGCAGACCGAGGCCGCGCTGGACGACGCCGAAGTGGTCATGTTCATGATGGATGCCCGCGAGGGCGTGACGTCGCTGGACCGCATCTTCGCCGAGCGTCTGCGCAAGGTGCACAAGCCGATCATCCTGCTGGCCAACAAGTCCGAAAGCCGCGAGAGCGGCGGCGGCGTCGGCGAAGCCCACGCTTTGGGCTTTGGCGAGCCGGTCGCCATCTCGGCCGAGCACGGCGAGGGCATGGCCGATCTGTATCAGGCCCTGCTGGCGGCTTCGGCCGACATCTTCATCGAAGAGATCGACGAACCGGACAAGCCGATCCGCATCGCCATCATCGGTCGCCCCAATGCGGGCAAGTCGACGCTGATCAACCGGATGCTGGGCGAAGACCGGCTGCTGACCGGCCCCGAGGCGGGGATCACCCGCGACTCCATCTCGGTCGACTGGGAATACGAAGGCAAGGCGATCCGCTTCGTCGACACCGCCGGGATGCGCCGCAAGGCGCGCGTCCAGGAGAAGCTGGAAAAGCTGTCGGTCGCCGACACCATCCGCGCCATTACCTTCGCCGAGGTGGTCGTGCTGGTGATGGACAAGGACGACGCCTTCGACACCCAGGACCTGCAGTTGGCCGACCTGGTCGAACGCGAAGGCCGCGCCCTGGTCTATGTCGCGTCCAAGTGGGACCTGGAAGAAGAGCCGCAGGCCAAGATGGCAGAGCTCAAGTCCTTGGCCGAAAACAAGCTGCCGCAGCTGAAGGGCTCGCCCTTCGTCGCCCTGTCGTCGCACAACGGTCGCGGCGTCGAGCGGCTGATGCCGGCCATCATCAAGGCCTATGAAACCTGGTCGGTGAAGGTCAAGACCAAGGACCTGAACACCTGGCTGGCCATGGCCACGCAGAGGCATCCGCCGCCCGCCGTCAACGGCAAGCGCGTGAAGCCTAAATACATGGCCCAGACCAAGGCCCGTCCGCCGACGTTCGTGCTGATGGCCAGCCGCGCCTCGGACATGCCGGAGCACTATCAGCGCTATCTGGTGAACAGCCTGCGTGAAAGCTTCGACCTGCCCGGCACCCCGATCCGCCTGACGGTCAAGTCGGGCGCGCCAAACCCCTATGCCGAGGGCGGCGCCAAATCCGGTCCCGAACGCTACAAGGGCACGGCCAAGACCGCGCCGCGCAAGGTGCTCAAGGCCGAGAAGGCCGCTGAGGCCCTGTCCAACCTGCCCGGCAAGGCGCTGGAACAGAAGAAGTCGGGCATCAAGCCCAAGGTCAAGGCGCTGGGCGGTCTGAAAGCCAGTTCCAGCAAGAAGGCTGGTCAGTCCATCGCGATCCAGAAGGGCGCCCGTGGCGGTGCGCGTCAGGTCTCGCGTTCGGGCCGGGTCCGCACCGGCCAGAAGCACGCGCCGAAGAAGTAG
- a CDS encoding O-antigen ligase, translating to MSIQSSGARLSGPTAQTVRASRPAPVARARPYAEILAFLASVLIVLIYSQSWAAPMTGYGARSADFLRNGYYPAYALAVGLVLTRPGVALQALARSPLMLLLLALTAASFMWSVSPDVTLRRVLALLFTTLGGVALASRWRWATLTEIFATAMAVMMLASLFLGALMPDWGRMHEIFPGAWRGLWLEKNALGENMGLAALFMVAAAVMVPARRRLWLVLAAVAAMLVILSTSKTGLVVLILSFASMGFVALVKAGPKRAVVGTWLAVVVACAAILLITMRSDLLFDLLGKDATLTGRTQIWAAIMHQMEQRPWTGFGYGAVWDDTSPGGAHAWITYEAKFSAAHAHSGWMEVYLALGIPGIILLAAWFIEMWGRSLWAAYTRPSGWLLMPMMTAYSLTMLTESITMNWHSLRWVLIVALALKAVIGDQDAPPRVVPLGARARGTAR from the coding sequence ATGTCGATCCAGTCGTCGGGGGCGCGACTTTCAGGACCGACGGCGCAAACCGTTCGCGCGTCGCGCCCGGCCCCCGTGGCCCGCGCGCGGCCCTATGCGGAGATCCTGGCCTTTCTGGCCTCCGTCCTGATCGTCCTGATCTATTCCCAGTCCTGGGCCGCGCCCATGACAGGTTATGGCGCGCGTTCGGCCGACTTCCTGCGCAACGGCTATTATCCGGCCTATGCCCTGGCGGTCGGTCTGGTCCTGACCCGACCAGGCGTAGCGCTTCAGGCTCTGGCCCGCTCGCCGCTGATGCTCCTGCTGCTGGCCCTGACCGCGGCCTCCTTCATGTGGTCGGTCTCGCCCGATGTGACGCTGCGCAGAGTTCTGGCCCTGCTGTTCACGACCCTGGGCGGCGTCGCCCTGGCCTCCCGCTGGCGCTGGGCCACCCTGACCGAGATCTTCGCTACGGCCATGGCGGTGATGATGCTCGCCTCCCTCTTCCTCGGCGCCCTGATGCCCGACTGGGGACGGATGCACGAGATCTTCCCCGGCGCCTGGCGCGGCCTCTGGCTGGAAAAGAACGCCTTGGGCGAGAACATGGGCCTGGCCGCCCTGTTCATGGTCGCAGCAGCCGTCATGGTCCCTGCGCGACGGCGGCTGTGGCTGGTCCTGGCGGCCGTCGCGGCCATGCTGGTCATCCTGTCTACCTCCAAGACTGGCCTGGTGGTGCTGATCCTGTCCTTCGCCAGCATGGGCTTCGTCGCCCTGGTCAAGGCAGGCCCCAAGCGCGCCGTGGTCGGCACTTGGCTGGCCGTCGTGGTCGCCTGCGCCGCCATTCTGCTCATCACCATGCGCAGCGATCTGTTGTTCGACCTGCTGGGCAAGGACGCCACCCTGACCGGTCGCACCCAGATCTGGGCCGCCATCATGCATCAGATGGAGCAGCGTCCCTGGACCGGCTTCGGCTATGGCGCGGTCTGGGACGACACCTCGCCTGGCGGCGCCCACGCCTGGATCACCTATGAGGCCAAGTTCAGCGCCGCACACGCCCACAGCGGCTGGATGGAGGTCTATCTGGCGCTCGGCATACCCGGCATTATCCTGCTGGCGGCCTGGTTCATCGAGATGTGGGGGCGTTCGTTGTGGGCCGCCTATACCCGGCCCTCCGGCTGGTTGCTGATGCCGATGATGACCGCCTACTCCCTGACCATGCTCACCGAGAGCATCACCATGAACTGGCACAGCCTGCGCTGGGTCCTGATCGTGGCCCTGGCGCTCAAGGCGGTCATCGGCGATCAGGACGCCCCGCCCCGCGTCGTCCCCTTGGGCGCACGGGCGCGCGGAACCGCGCGCTAA
- a CDS encoding SDR family NAD(P)-dependent oxidoreductase: MSEHASLPLANRIALVVGASRGIGYETALALAKAGAHVVATARTQGGLEELDDAIFAATGRHATLIPFDLVDGGAIDRLGGALFERFGKLDIWVQAAATMGPSGLTPVAHAEPREFAKVEKINFTGVYRLIRSLEPLLRASDAGRAIYLTTSVATAPRAFWGMYAATKAGAEALVKCWADEIESTPVRAAIVDPSRMRTQLRAQAFPGEDPEILPHPSEIGPLMVELARPDLTPPLTVSFKDWKQGQSAGAPV; encoded by the coding sequence ATGTCCGAACACGCTTCTCTTCCCCTCGCCAACCGTATTGCTCTGGTCGTCGGCGCCTCGCGCGGCATCGGCTATGAGACCGCCCTGGCCCTGGCAAAGGCCGGCGCTCATGTCGTGGCGACGGCCCGCACGCAAGGCGGTCTGGAAGAGTTGGACGACGCCATCTTTGCGGCCACGGGTCGCCACGCCACGCTGATCCCTTTCGATCTGGTGGATGGCGGGGCCATCGACCGTCTGGGCGGCGCCCTGTTCGAGCGGTTCGGCAAGCTGGACATCTGGGTTCAGGCCGCCGCCACGATGGGCCCGTCGGGTCTGACGCCGGTCGCTCACGCTGAACCCCGCGAGTTCGCCAAGGTCGAGAAGATCAACTTCACCGGCGTCTATCGTCTGATCCGCTCGCTGGAGCCGCTGCTGCGCGCCTCTGACGCCGGTCGCGCCATCTATCTGACCACCAGCGTCGCCACTGCCCCGCGCGCCTTCTGGGGCATGTATGCGGCCACCAAGGCCGGGGCCGAGGCCCTGGTCAAATGCTGGGCCGACGAAATCGAAAGCACGCCCGTCCGCGCCGCCATCGTCGATCCGAGCCGGATGCGCACCCAGTTGCGCGCCCAGGCCTTCCCCGGCGAAGACCCCGAGATCCTGCCCCATCCGTCCGAGATCGGCCCCCTGATGGTCGAACTGGCCCGCCCCGACCTGACCCCGCCCCTGACCGTCAGCTTCAAGGATTGGAAGCAGGGTCAGTCGGCCGGCGCTCCGGTCTAG
- a CDS encoding VOC family protein, translated as MIQLGYFTLDTPDIEKARAFYAGLFGWTFDEDASHPTYAHVRDSEPAFGITKGEHRAFPHLYFRVDDIHATCARVRELGGHAAMPSQSPSGLSAIVADDQGVSFSLWQPAPGY; from the coding sequence ATGATCCAGCTCGGCTACTTCACGCTCGACACACCTGACATCGAAAAGGCCCGCGCCTTCTACGCGGGTCTGTTCGGTTGGACGTTCGACGAAGACGCCTCGCACCCGACCTACGCCCATGTCAGGGATTCCGAACCGGCATTCGGAATCACCAAGGGCGAGCACCGGGCCTTTCCGCATCTGTATTTCCGCGTGGACGACATTCACGCGACCTGCGCCCGCGTGAGAGAGCTGGGCGGACACGCGGCCATGCCGTCGCAAAGCCCGTCGGGCCTGTCCGCCATCGTCGCCGACGATCAGGGCGTCAGCTTCAGCCTGTGGCAGCCCGCGCCGGGCTATTGA
- the purF gene encoding amidophosphoribosyltransferase, protein MRHHIADPIVHREHWREPEDDQLRLECGVCGVWGAPENEASSIVALGLHALQHRGQEACGIASVFEDRFYTERHQGLVGEAFGNAELTTRLPGGAAVGHTRYSTAGGSFLRNIQPMFADLDQGGIAIAHNGNLTNFKHLHAQLVSEGAIFQSTSDSEAILHLIARSRKAKIVERFIDALGRIEGGYALVAQTRFKMIGARDPLGIRPLVLGKVGEAWVLASETCALDTIGATFIRDVEHGEVVVIDEDGLTSIKPFPARAARPCLFEYVYFARPDSIVNGRSVYNVRKEMGRRLAREFQVEADVVVPVPDSGVPAALGYAQESGIPYEMGIIRSHYLGRTFIQPSQGARQKGVRMKHSPNRAALEGKRVVLIDDSIVRGTTSLKLVRAVRAAGAKEVHLRSASPQILFPDFYGIDMPERTQLMAATHTMDEMRAILEVDSLGFLSIDGLYDAMGVGPRDPAQPQFTDHYFTGDYPTRLVDREIEEGGRDARGSQLSLLVTA, encoded by the coding sequence ATGCGCCACCATATCGCCGATCCCATCGTTCACCGCGAACACTGGCGCGAGCCGGAGGATGACCAGCTCCGTCTGGAGTGCGGCGTCTGCGGCGTCTGGGGGGCGCCCGAGAACGAAGCGTCGTCTATCGTGGCCCTGGGCCTGCACGCCCTGCAGCATCGCGGTCAGGAAGCCTGCGGCATCGCCAGCGTCTTTGAAGACCGCTTCTATACCGAGCGCCATCAGGGCCTCGTCGGCGAGGCCTTCGGCAATGCCGAGCTGACCACCCGCCTGCCCGGCGGCGCCGCGGTCGGCCACACCCGCTATTCCACCGCCGGCGGCAGCTTCCTGCGCAACATCCAGCCGATGTTCGCCGATCTGGACCAGGGCGGCATCGCCATCGCCCACAACGGCAACCTGACGAATTTCAAACACCTGCATGCGCAGCTTGTGTCGGAAGGCGCCATCTTCCAGTCCACCTCGGACTCCGAGGCCATCCTTCACCTGATCGCCCGCAGCCGTAAGGCCAAGATCGTCGAGCGCTTCATCGACGCCCTGGGCCGGATCGAGGGCGGCTACGCCCTGGTCGCCCAGACCCGCTTCAAGATGATCGGCGCCCGCGATCCGCTGGGCATTCGCCCCCTGGTGCTGGGCAAGGTCGGCGAGGCCTGGGTGCTGGCGTCCGAGACCTGCGCTCTGGACACCATCGGCGCCACCTTCATCCGCGACGTCGAGCATGGCGAAGTGGTCGTCATCGACGAGGACGGCCTGACCTCGATCAAGCCCTTCCCCGCCCGCGCCGCCCGACCCTGCCTGTTCGAATACGTCTACTTCGCCCGCCCCGACAGCATCGTGAACGGCCGCTCGGTTTATAATGTCCGCAAGGAAATGGGCCGTCGTCTGGCGCGCGAGTTCCAGGTCGAGGCCGACGTGGTCGTGCCGGTGCCGGACTCCGGCGTTCCCGCAGCCCTGGGCTATGCCCAGGAAAGCGGCATCCCCTACGAAATGGGCATCATCCGCAGCCACTATCTGGGCCGCACCTTCATCCAACCCAGCCAGGGCGCCCGGCAGAAGGGCGTGCGCATGAAGCACAGCCCCAACCGCGCCGCGCTGGAAGGCAAGCGCGTCGTGCTGATCGACGACTCGATCGTGCGCGGCACCACTTCGCTGAAGCTGGTTCGCGCCGTGCGCGCGGCGGGCGCCAAGGAGGTCCACCTGCGCTCGGCCAGCCCGCAGATCCTCTTCCCCGATTTCTACGGCATCGACATGCCCGAGCGGACGCAGCTGATGGCGGCGACCCACACGATGGACGAGATGCGCGCCATCCTGGAGGTCGACTCGCTGGGCTTCCTATCCATCGACGGCCTCTATGACGCCATGGGCGTGGGTCCGCGCGATCCCGCCCAGCCGCAGTTCACGGACCACTATTTCACGGGCGACTATCCGACCCGTCTGGTGGACCGCGAAATCGAGGAAGGCGGCCGCGACGCACGCGGTTCGCAACTTTCCCTGCTGGTGACCGCTTAA
- a CDS encoding CvpA family protein, with amino-acid sequence MTGYDVFVILVLLASGAAGWFRGGVRELTALFSFFLAGLLALITLPWTAPFGRSLVDPDWAGSVLAVGLTFLILYFGLRFLGSAISKGARGNTLGVFDQTFGLALGLVRALALIGGAHLTIMGVMTDNPPRWLTDAALAPVSAKAAEVIQIVLPTLGKGADALTPVVGSSVREGFSDQ; translated from the coding sequence GTGACCGGCTACGACGTCTTTGTCATCCTTGTGCTTCTGGCCTCCGGCGCCGCTGGCTGGTTCCGGGGCGGCGTGCGCGAGCTGACGGCTCTGTTCAGCTTCTTTCTGGCCGGCTTGCTGGCCCTGATCACCCTGCCCTGGACCGCGCCGTTCGGGCGGTCGCTGGTCGATCCCGACTGGGCCGGGTCCGTGCTGGCCGTGGGCCTGACGTTTCTGATTCTCTATTTCGGCCTGCGCTTCCTCGGCTCGGCTATTTCCAAGGGGGCGCGCGGGAACACGCTCGGCGTCTTCGATCAGACCTTTGGTCTGGCCCTCGGGCTGGTGAGGGCCCTGGCCCTGATCGGCGGCGCCCACCTGACCATCATGGGCGTGATGACCGACAATCCCCCGCGCTGGCTGACCGACGCCGCCCTGGCTCCGGTCAGCGCCAAGGCCGCCGAGGTCATCCAGATCGTGCTGCCGACGCTGGGAAAAGGCGCCGACGCCCTAACACCGGTCGTCGGATCTTCCGTCCGCGAAGGGTTTTCGGATCAATGA